From the Vibrio alginolyticus NBRC 15630 = ATCC 17749 genome, one window contains:
- a CDS encoding response regulator, whose product MDKPISVVIVDDHQVVLDGFMARLELEPDIEVVGTASNGLEAIEVAKHLQPDVILMDISMPIMNGIEATGVIKEARPESKILMLTMHDNREYIMKVMQAGAVGYMLKEISAEKMVQAIKTVNQGSTYFCESVTQTLFTQEVVPATQKTNPLSRREEAVLKLVAQGNSSKKIATLLNISYRTVETHRHNIKHKLDLHSTAELAKYAFETGLTE is encoded by the coding sequence ATGGATAAACCGATTAGTGTAGTGATTGTCGATGATCATCAAGTAGTATTGGATGGCTTCATGGCTCGTTTGGAGTTAGAGCCTGACATCGAAGTGGTGGGTACAGCAAGTAATGGCTTGGAAGCGATAGAGGTCGCAAAGCACTTGCAACCGGACGTCATATTGATGGATATCAGCATGCCAATAATGAACGGTATTGAAGCGACAGGTGTAATTAAAGAAGCGCGTCCAGAGAGCAAAATACTTATGTTGACCATGCACGATAATCGCGAGTACATCATGAAGGTCATGCAAGCTGGTGCCGTAGGATATATGCTCAAGGAAATCTCGGCCGAGAAAATGGTGCAAGCAATAAAAACGGTGAACCAAGGCTCGACGTATTTCTGTGAGTCCGTCACACAAACACTCTTTACCCAAGAAGTGGTGCCTGCCACGCAAAAAACGAATCCTCTCAGCCGCAGGGAAGAAGCGGTACTTAAATTGGTTGCTCAAGGAAACAGCAGCAAGAAAATCGCCACTTTACTCAATATTAGTTATCGAACGGTAGAGACGCATCGCCATAACATTAAGCACAAGTTGGACTTACATTC
- a CDS encoding cache domain-containing protein, whose protein sequence is MPLKAKLILLTLIPVVLVSASISWISIYQTKTLGKREVEIFHQNLIQSKEAALKDTVDVAFDSISYIYNDPTLEESVAKTRVKAILNRLSYGSDGYFFAYDKYGTNLVHPVLPELVGENLLYLEDENGDRLIEALLYQAQSGGGFHQYLWQKPSTGEVVPKLSYAAWLDKWEWMIGTGLYIEDVSREVANMRAAVNKNIETTFFSVVVILAVTVAVIIVLTLAINLHEHRLADKNLKELAHKTVMFQEDEKKHLARELHDGINQLLVSSKCHLDLMSHRLEDEKLKSHLDKSQRSLVTAINEVRHISHQLRPSALDDIGLEAALTTLLQDFHSHSGIDIESNFDTQQHKLTSEVATTLYRVAQESLNNIEKHARAKKVTVTLQKMGNMLQLLIRDDGVGFVVNHAVHQQGIGLRNMQERVEFIGGEFELMSELGLGTEITVLLNLDEIVYG, encoded by the coding sequence ATGCCTCTCAAAGCAAAGTTAATTCTGCTGACACTGATACCCGTGGTATTGGTGTCAGCGAGTATCAGCTGGATCTCTATCTATCAAACCAAGACCCTTGGCAAAAGGGAGGTGGAGATCTTTCATCAAAACTTGATCCAATCAAAAGAAGCGGCGCTGAAAGATACGGTCGACGTCGCTTTTGACTCCATTTCTTACATCTACAACGATCCGACTTTAGAAGAGAGTGTTGCCAAAACGCGTGTGAAAGCGATTTTAAATCGTTTGAGTTATGGGTCGGACGGCTATTTTTTTGCTTATGATAAATATGGTACCAACCTTGTACACCCAGTTCTTCCGGAGCTTGTCGGGGAAAACTTACTCTATCTTGAAGACGAAAATGGCGATCGCTTAATCGAAGCTTTATTGTATCAAGCGCAATCAGGTGGTGGATTTCATCAGTACCTGTGGCAAAAGCCATCTACAGGTGAAGTTGTCCCTAAGCTTAGTTACGCTGCATGGCTCGATAAGTGGGAATGGATGATAGGGACTGGGCTGTATATTGAGGATGTCAGCCGAGAAGTCGCCAATATGCGCGCGGCAGTGAACAAAAATATCGAAACGACATTTTTCTCAGTCGTCGTGATCTTAGCGGTGACCGTTGCTGTAATCATTGTTCTCACTTTGGCGATCAATCTGCACGAGCATCGCCTCGCTGATAAGAACCTGAAAGAATTGGCACATAAAACCGTGATGTTCCAAGAAGATGAGAAAAAGCATTTAGCGCGAGAACTGCACGATGGAATCAATCAGTTGTTAGTCTCCAGTAAATGTCATTTAGACTTAATGAGTCATAGACTTGAAGACGAAAAACTCAAATCCCACTTAGATAAATCACAACGATCGCTCGTCACCGCGATAAATGAGGTGCGGCATATTTCTCATCAGCTCCGTCCAAGCGCCCTCGATGATATCGGTTTAGAAGCAGCACTGACGACCTTGCTACAGGATTTTCATTCCCATTCTGGGATTGATATCGAGAGCAATTTCGATACTCAGCAGCACAAACTGACTTCGGAAGTCGCAACGACGCTATATCGCGTCGCTCAGGAGTCTTTGAATAACATTGAAAAACATGCGCGAGCGAAAAAAGTAACGGTTACTTTGCAAAAAATGGGCAATATGCTGCAATTACTCATACGTGACGATGGGGTTGGATTTGTGGTTAACCATGCAGTGCACCAACAAGGGATTGGGTTAAGGAACATGCAAGAGCGTGTAGAGTTCATCGGTGGTGAATTTGAGCTAATGAGTGAGCTTGGCTTGGGAACAGAGATTACTGTGCTGCTTAATTTGGATGAAATAGTTTATGGATAA